The Fibrobacter sp. UWB2 genome window below encodes:
- a CDS encoding ATP synthase subunit K (produces ATP from ADP in the presence of a proton gradient across the membrane; the K subunit is a nonenzymatic component which binds the dimeric form by interacting with the G and E subunits): MEPNTMVTLAKMGAAAALGIAAMGSALGCGTAGMSAITMWKKAYAQGKSALFTLLVFVGAPISQTIYGMLLMNFILSKAAEQGFTNWGGCLGAGIFGGLGMMASAWYQGKSAAVACDALGETGKGMVNYLMVLGIVETVALFVLVFSMMVL; encoded by the coding sequence ATGGAACCGAATACAATGGTGACTCTCGCTAAAATGGGTGCTGCAGCTGCGCTTGGCATTGCGGCTATGGGCTCTGCCCTTGGTTGCGGAACGGCCGGTATGTCTGCTATCACGATGTGGAAGAAGGCTTACGCTCAGGGTAAGTCTGCTCTCTTCACGCTTCTCGTGTTCGTCGGTGCTCCGATTTCCCAGACGATTTACGGCATGTTGCTCATGAACTTCATCTTGAGCAAGGCTGCTGAACAGGGCTTTACGAACTGGGGCGGCTGCCTCGGTGCTGGTATCTTCGGTGGCCTCGGCATGATGGCTTCTGCTTGGTACCAGGGCAAGTCTGCTGCAGTGGCTTGCGATGCTCTCGGTGAAACCGGCAAGGGCATGGTGAACTACTTGATGGTTCTCGGTATCGTCGAAACCGTCGCTTTGTTCGTGCTCGTGTTCTCCATGATGGTGCTTTAA
- a CDS encoding V-type ATP synthase subunit I, with translation MITPMKKVTILTLASHKEETLKALREMEIIHLTPLQNAVGASVNGAKGAVARVQKAMEVVPDKLRKGVTPAAKGASGVTLVEEIQTLISDKKNAEIQLEQAKEELEKLHAFGNLDPRTVKELAAKGIFVRLYLVDLSKDPFEVEGDNAYKHVFGKDENGTYIAVFTKGDAPASVKGAFTELAMPLKSLEEYRMIEEESNTTISAVDERFAQLASVKDDLEDRLLEVTDRYNLVEASASMLQNKGLAALQGFCPEPRVAEISAAAKANGWGIRVEDPTDEDSIPTLLGYNKLSRPMQCLYDIIGISPGYNEVDVSSVFLCFFSLFFAMIVGDMAYGLLFLGIAIFARSKMPKANSAGFRFVYLMSWATIIWGAINANFLGLTPELAGWSYYLDIANYNFIPEGVRNVLYWIRSSAPTDPTRFEAYKQFCETFTFLPASFVPKAAGASQMQHIQLFCFCIAVVHLSIAHAWNVVVRLKRKSSTFMAQVGWLMGAWVMFFLACNMVLGIDMPKFVIPMFIVEVVLLVLFTVPPSRLKQDFISIPMLVLDIVNSFTDVISYIRLFAVGMSGAAIAEAFNGMLSPLFGSAVGVAGAALVLLGVHGLNIALAVMGVAVHAVRLNTLEFSNGLGLEWSGFAFSPFAKQKN, from the coding sequence ATGATTACTCCTATGAAGAAGGTGACCATTCTTACGCTTGCAAGCCATAAGGAAGAAACCCTTAAGGCTCTGCGCGAAATGGAAATTATCCATTTGACTCCGCTCCAGAATGCCGTTGGTGCTTCTGTGAACGGTGCAAAGGGTGCTGTGGCCCGCGTGCAGAAGGCTATGGAAGTCGTTCCGGATAAGCTTCGCAAGGGTGTGACGCCTGCTGCAAAAGGTGCAAGCGGTGTAACGCTCGTCGAAGAAATCCAGACGCTCATTTCGGACAAGAAAAATGCCGAAATCCAGCTGGAGCAAGCCAAGGAAGAACTTGAAAAGCTCCACGCTTTTGGAAATCTCGATCCGCGTACGGTCAAGGAACTTGCCGCAAAGGGCATCTTTGTTCGCCTTTATCTCGTCGACCTTTCCAAGGATCCTTTTGAAGTCGAAGGCGATAACGCTTACAAGCATGTTTTTGGCAAGGATGAAAATGGCACGTACATTGCCGTGTTCACAAAGGGCGATGCTCCTGCATCTGTGAAGGGTGCGTTTACGGAACTCGCCATGCCTCTCAAGTCGCTCGAAGAATATCGAATGATTGAAGAGGAATCGAACACGACGATTTCTGCTGTGGACGAACGCTTTGCCCAGCTTGCTTCCGTGAAGGACGATCTCGAAGACCGCCTTTTGGAAGTGACGGACCGTTACAATCTCGTGGAAGCTTCTGCAAGCATGCTCCAGAACAAGGGACTTGCTGCACTTCAGGGATTCTGCCCGGAACCGCGCGTTGCAGAAATCAGTGCGGCCGCCAAGGCAAACGGCTGGGGCATCCGCGTTGAAGATCCGACGGACGAAGATAGCATCCCGACGCTTCTCGGCTACAACAAGCTTTCACGCCCGATGCAGTGCCTCTATGACATCATTGGCATTTCGCCGGGCTACAACGAAGTTGACGTGAGCTCCGTGTTCCTCTGCTTCTTTAGCCTTTTCTTTGCGATGATTGTGGGCGATATGGCTTATGGCCTGTTGTTCCTCGGTATTGCTATTTTTGCTCGCTCGAAAATGCCGAAGGCAAACAGTGCCGGATTCCGCTTTGTGTATTTGATGAGCTGGGCGACTATCATCTGGGGCGCCATCAATGCAAACTTCCTTGGCCTTACGCCGGAACTTGCAGGGTGGAGCTACTACCTTGATATCGCTAACTACAACTTTATCCCGGAAGGCGTGCGCAACGTGCTCTACTGGATTCGCAGCTCTGCTCCGACGGATCCGACGCGCTTCGAAGCATACAAGCAGTTCTGCGAGACGTTTACGTTCTTGCCCGCTAGCTTTGTGCCGAAGGCCGCAGGGGCATCCCAGATGCAGCATATCCAGCTGTTCTGCTTCTGCATTGCCGTTGTGCATCTGAGCATTGCTCATGCGTGGAATGTCGTTGTGCGCCTCAAGCGCAAGTCTTCGACGTTCATGGCGCAGGTGGGCTGGCTCATGGGCGCTTGGGTCATGTTCTTCCTCGCATGCAACATGGTGCTTGGAATCGACATGCCGAAGTTCGTCATCCCGATGTTTATCGTGGAAGTCGTGCTTCTCGTGCTCTTTACGGTGCCGCCTAGCCGCCTCAAGCAGGACTTCATCAGCATCCCGATGCTCGTGCTCGACATCGTGAACAGCTTCACCGACGTTATCAGCTATATCCGTCTCTTTGCTGTGGGTATGTCTGGTGCCGCAATCGCCGAAGCGTTCAATGGAATGCTCTCGCCGCTGTTTGGCTCTGCCGTGGGTGTTGCCGGTGCAGCTCTAGTTCTTTTGGGCGTTCATGGCCTGAACATTGCACTTGCCGTGATGGGCGTTGCAGTGCATGCCGTACGTCTTAACACACTCGAATTTTCAAATGGACTTGGTCTTGAATGGAGCGGATTTGCATTCAGCCCCTTCGCCAAGCAAAAAAATTAA
- a CDS encoding V-type ATP synthase subunit D, with protein MAKVKLTKNALKAERDALKRFQRYLPTLLLKKQQLQMEMRTLQEKVMAKREEEDKLRKSMASWISLFAEPIEWKKYLSVKSVEQGEGNIAGVKIPTFSGVEFNVNIPDFFTTPVWLDDGIRSLQGLISLRLERRVLEKQYELLSKELRTTSQRVNLFEKVKIPESKDNIRKINIFLGDQQTSGVARSKLAKGKATAKALALDAQSKEVAA; from the coding sequence ATGGCTAAGGTCAAGTTAACTAAAAACGCCCTCAAGGCGGAACGTGACGCACTGAAGCGCTTCCAGCGCTATCTGCCGACGTTGCTTCTGAAAAAGCAGCAGCTGCAGATGGAAATGCGTACGCTCCAGGAGAAGGTGATGGCGAAACGCGAAGAAGAGGATAAGCTCCGCAAGAGTATGGCTTCGTGGATTTCGCTTTTTGCCGAACCCATTGAGTGGAAAAAATATCTCTCGGTGAAGAGTGTCGAACAGGGCGAGGGTAACATTGCCGGCGTGAAGATTCCGACGTTTAGCGGCGTGGAATTCAACGTGAACATTCCGGACTTCTTTACGACTCCGGTGTGGCTCGACGATGGTATCCGCAGTTTGCAAGGTTTGATTTCCTTGCGCCTGGAACGCCGCGTGCTCGAAAAGCAGTACGAACTCCTTTCGAAGGAACTGCGTACCACGAGCCAGCGTGTGAACCTGTTCGAAAAGGTGAAAATTCCCGAGTCTAAGGATAACATCCGCAAAATCAATATCTTCTTGGGTGACCAGCAGACAAGCGGTGTGGCCCGTAGTAAGCTTGCCAAGGGCAAGGCTACGGCTAAGGCGCTTGCACTTGACGCCCAGAGTAAGGAGGTTGCCGCATGA
- a CDS encoding V-type ATP synthase subunit B has protein sequence MHNVAYHRIERIAGSVITLRAEGVANQELAQVTSSFGTSLARVIRIDGDLVDLQVFAGARGISTDSEVRFLGEPMKVPYSEALLGRVFNGAGKPRDNGPEVDGERITIGGPSVNPAKRIIPKTMVRTGIPMIDVFNTLVVSQKLPIFSIAGEPYNELLARIALQAEVDVIILGGMGLKHDDYLYLKDYLEKNGALSRTVMFMHTASDPIVECLLVPDASLAVAEKFATEGKNVLVLLTDMTNFADAMKEIAITMEQIPSNRGYPGDLYSQLASRYEKAVDFSDAGSITILAVTTMPGDDVTHPVPDNTGYITEGQFYLRKGRIEPFGSLSRLKQQVNGKTRSDHRTIMNTMIQLYASYKETLEKQSMGFNMSNWDQKLLKYGVRFEKEMMDLSVNIPLEKALDLGWEILADCFTPEETGIPTKMINQYWPKKW, from the coding sequence ATGCATAATGTTGCTTACCATCGTATTGAACGCATTGCCGGTTCTGTGATTACTTTGAGAGCCGAAGGCGTTGCAAACCAGGAACTGGCTCAGGTAACGAGCTCTTTCGGTACTTCTCTTGCCCGTGTGATCCGCATTGACGGTGACCTCGTGGACTTGCAGGTTTTTGCGGGTGCTCGTGGTATTTCTACGGATTCCGAAGTGCGATTCCTTGGTGAACCGATGAAGGTCCCGTACAGCGAAGCTTTGCTTGGCCGCGTGTTTAACGGTGCCGGCAAGCCGCGTGACAACGGCCCGGAAGTCGATGGCGAACGCATCACGATTGGCGGCCCTTCTGTGAACCCTGCTAAGCGTATCATCCCGAAGACGATGGTGCGTACGGGTATCCCGATGATTGACGTGTTCAACACGCTCGTCGTTTCGCAGAAGCTCCCGATTTTCTCGATTGCAGGTGAACCCTACAACGAACTTTTGGCACGTATCGCCTTGCAGGCTGAAGTCGACGTGATTATTCTCGGTGGCATGGGCCTCAAGCACGATGACTACCTCTATCTCAAGGATTACCTCGAAAAGAACGGTGCTCTTTCCCGTACGGTGATGTTCATGCATACCGCATCTGACCCGATTGTGGAATGCTTGCTTGTTCCGGATGCATCTTTGGCTGTGGCTGAAAAGTTTGCAACCGAAGGTAAGAACGTGCTCGTGCTCCTCACGGACATGACGAACTTTGCCGACGCCATGAAGGAAATTGCTATTACGATGGAACAGATTCCGTCGAACCGTGGTTATCCTGGCGACCTTTACTCTCAGCTCGCAAGCCGTTACGAAAAGGCTGTGGACTTTAGCGATGCTGGTTCTATCACGATTTTGGCTGTGACCACCATGCCGGGCGACGACGTGACGCACCCGGTTCCGGACAACACGGGTTACATTACCGAAGGTCAGTTCTACTTGCGCAAGGGCCGTATCGAACCGTTCGGTTCTTTGAGCCGCCTTAAGCAGCAGGTGAACGGCAAGACCCGTAGCGACCACCGTACCATCATGAACACCATGATTCAGCTGTACGCAAGCTACAAGGAAACCTTGGAAAAGCAATCCATGGGCTTCAACATGAGCAACTGGGACCAGAAGCTGTTGAAGTACGGTGTACGCTTCGAAAAGGAAATGATGGACCTTTCTGTGAACATCCCTCTTGAAAAGGCTTTGGATCTCGGATGGGAAATCCTCGCCGATTGCTTCACTCCTGAAGAAACCGGTATCCCCACCAAGATGATCAATCAGTACTGGCCGAAGAAGTGGTAA
- a CDS encoding V-type ATP synthase subunit A, whose translation MASIGKITGVNGNLIRVKFESAVSQNEVAYAKLISKNEAGKTEIIPLKSEVIRIRGDYAELQVFEDTTGLKAGDEVEFTGELLSVELGPGLLTQVFDGLQNPLPKLADECGFFLQRGKYLKALPRDKKWAFTPVAKAGDVVVAGDTLGTVPEGVFSHRIMVPFKLLGKWTVDYITTAGDRVVEDVVAKLKNDKGESVDVTMVQTWPVKMPIKAFEERLRPSKPLTMQQRIIDTFFPVMQGGTFCTPGPFGAGKTVLQQLMSRYADVDIVILAACGERAGEVVETLREFPELIDPRTGKSLMERTLIICNTSSMPVAAREASVYTGVTLAEYYRQMGLNVLLLADSTSRWAQALREMSGRLEEIPGEEAFPAYLESVIASFYERGGVVRLKDGSTGSVTICGSVSPAGGNFEEPVTQATLKVVGAFLGLSRERSDQRRFPAIHPLDSWSKYKGIIDSKKVAQARSILANGVDVNNMMKVVGEEGTSIEDFIVYLKSEYLDAVYLQQDAYNEIDAACSAERQKYVFDKIYTILMTPMTFTEKDVARTFFLKLTQATKDWNRVAFDSQEFKDLESSIFASVKEVSANA comes from the coding sequence ATGGCTAGTATCGGAAAAATAACCGGCGTGAACGGAAACCTGATTCGTGTCAAGTTTGAAAGCGCCGTTTCCCAGAACGAAGTGGCTTATGCAAAGCTCATTTCGAAGAACGAAGCAGGTAAGACAGAAATCATCCCCCTTAAGAGCGAAGTGATTCGTATCCGTGGTGATTACGCTGAACTCCAGGTGTTCGAAGATACGACTGGCCTCAAGGCTGGCGACGAAGTCGAATTTACGGGTGAACTTCTTTCTGTTGAACTTGGTCCGGGTCTCCTTACTCAAGTTTTTGATGGTCTTCAGAACCCGCTGCCGAAGCTCGCTGACGAATGCGGCTTCTTCCTCCAGCGCGGTAAGTACTTGAAGGCTCTCCCGCGCGACAAGAAGTGGGCTTTTACTCCGGTCGCTAAGGCTGGCGATGTTGTTGTCGCTGGTGATACGCTCGGTACGGTTCCGGAAGGTGTTTTCTCGCACCGCATCATGGTGCCGTTCAAGCTCCTCGGCAAGTGGACTGTAGATTACATTACGACTGCCGGTGACCGCGTTGTCGAAGATGTTGTCGCAAAGCTCAAGAACGATAAGGGCGAATCTGTTGACGTGACGATGGTGCAGACCTGGCCGGTCAAGATGCCGATCAAGGCATTTGAAGAACGCCTCCGCCCGTCCAAGCCGCTCACTATGCAGCAGCGCATTATCGATACGTTCTTCCCTGTGATGCAGGGCGGTACGTTCTGTACGCCGGGCCCGTTCGGTGCCGGCAAGACCGTGCTCCAGCAGCTCATGAGCCGTTATGCCGATGTGGACATCGTGATTTTGGCCGCTTGCGGTGAACGTGCTGGTGAAGTGGTGGAAACCCTTCGCGAATTCCCGGAATTGATTGACCCGCGTACGGGTAAGTCCTTGATGGAACGTACGCTTATCATTTGTAACACGTCTTCGATGCCGGTGGCTGCTCGTGAAGCTTCCGTTTATACCGGCGTGACGCTCGCTGAATACTACCGTCAGATGGGCCTCAACGTGCTCCTCCTCGCAGACTCTACTTCTCGTTGGGCTCAGGCTCTCCGTGAAATGAGTGGCCGTTTGGAAGAAATTCCGGGCGAAGAAGCATTCCCGGCTTACCTCGAATCGGTGATTGCATCCTTCTACGAACGCGGTGGCGTTGTCCGCCTCAAGGACGGTTCGACCGGCTCCGTGACGATTTGCGGTTCCGTGTCTCCGGCAGGTGGTAACTTCGAAGAACCGGTGACCCAGGCTACCTTGAAGGTGGTGGGTGCATTCCTTGGCCTTTCCCGTGAACGTTCTGACCAGCGCCGCTTCCCGGCAATCCATCCGCTCGATTCCTGGTCTAAGTACAAAGGCATTATCGATTCCAAGAAGGTCGCTCAGGCCCGTTCTATCCTCGCTAACGGTGTGGATGTGAACAACATGATGAAGGTTGTGGGCGAAGAAGGTACTTCGATCGAAGACTTCATTGTTTATCTGAAATCTGAATATCTTGATGCCGTTTATCTGCAGCAGGACGCCTATAACGAAATTGACGCCGCTTGCTCTGCAGAACGCCAGAAGTACGTGTTCGACAAGATTTACACCATCCTCATGACGCCGATGACGTTTACCGAAAAGGATGTCGCCCGTACGTTCTTCCTCAAGCTCACGCAGGCCACCAAGGACTGGAACCGCGTGGCGTTTGACTCTCAGGAATTCAAGGATCTCGAATCCAGTATTTTTGCTTCCGTAAAGGAGGTTTCTGCTAATGCATAA
- a CDS encoding ATPase — protein sequence MAEDLQALMERIQKDAVEKAELAAADIISKAKDKAAEIVRAAEDEAKAKLENADKEAQAFTERSERTLEQSARDLLLSVGKNLEKMILDLLSLQIDKSLDESTVKNMLLTVAKSYTSDIEINFSEADAKALTSFVMGEFAKQLKAGVKVESDKGVKFGFRVKLDGGKVSHEFTEQAMAESLSALLRPQLAKIVNKAAQGK from the coding sequence ATGGCAGAAGATTTGCAAGCCCTTATGGAACGCATCCAGAAGGATGCTGTCGAAAAGGCAGAACTCGCAGCAGCAGATATTATTTCTAAGGCAAAGGACAAGGCGGCCGAAATTGTCAGGGCTGCCGAAGACGAAGCCAAAGCAAAACTCGAAAACGCCGATAAGGAAGCACAAGCATTTACAGAACGCAGCGAACGCACTTTGGAACAGTCCGCTCGCGATTTGCTCCTCTCGGTGGGCAAGAACCTCGAAAAGATGATTCTTGATCTTCTCAGCCTCCAGATTGACAAGTCACTTGATGAATCGACCGTGAAGAACATGCTCCTTACGGTTGCAAAGAGCTACACCTCCGACATCGAAATCAACTTCTCCGAAGCCGATGCCAAGGCCCTCACGAGCTTTGTGATGGGCGAGTTTGCCAAGCAGCTCAAGGCTGGCGTCAAGGTCGAAAGCGACAAGGGCGTCAAGTTTGGTTTCCGCGTTAAGCTTGATGGCGGCAAGGTCAGCCACGAATTTACAGAACAGGCAATGGCGGAATCTCTTTCTGCCTTGCTCAGACCGCAACTTGCAAAGATTGTAAACAAGGCCGCCCAGGGCAAATAA
- the aspS gene encoding aspartate--tRNA ligase, with amino-acid sequence MKRTHNCGQLRKEDVGQTVTLAGWVDRRRDHGGVIFVDLRDKYGKTQIVFNPDYNADVLKTAEQLRNEYVIYVTGKVYAREEGNTNEKLATGEIEVKADKLEILNAALTSPLAINDPNEECKENDDLRLQYRYLDLRRPWIQKKLLLKSRFLKAVYDFFYSNGFENIETPCLCKSTPEGARDYLVPSRVNPGKFYALPQSPQQYKQLLMIAGMDRYFQIAKCFRDEDLRADRQPEFTQIDVEMSFVNQDEVMEMFDKFVTEVLGKVWNFEPPRHIRRMKWAEAMLKYGSDKPDLRFDLEIHDVSEIGAKSNFGVFKNCVAAGGKIRGIAAKGCVDFTRKQIDELTAYVAKYGSKGLVWMRVKENDEVETQVGKFFTTEQLNELRDAVGAKCGDMMFFIAGPEKIAATAMGQLRLEVARIKGLRDPKKREFVWITEFPMFEYSDTEGRYMAMHHPFTNPLPEHLDMMLGGNLKDCNAEAYDLVLNGVEIGGGSIRIHNPEVQEKVFRLLGLSEEQVKTKFGFFVDAFKYGAPPHGGLAFGLDRVVATMEGEESIRDYIAFPKNTSASSPMDQCPSEVDLQQLQDIHISVQMPKGVDKK; translated from the coding sequence ATGAAACGTACACATAACTGCGGCCAGCTTCGCAAGGAAGATGTTGGCCAGACCGTAACACTCGCCGGTTGGGTGGATCGCCGCCGTGACCATGGTGGTGTGATTTTCGTTGACCTCCGCGACAAGTATGGCAAGACCCAGATCGTTTTCAATCCGGATTACAATGCCGATGTTTTGAAGACTGCCGAACAGCTCCGTAACGAATACGTTATTTACGTGACTGGTAAGGTCTACGCCCGCGAAGAAGGCAACACGAACGAAAAGCTCGCTACGGGTGAAATCGAAGTCAAGGCCGACAAGCTCGAAATCTTGAACGCCGCCCTCACTTCTCCGCTCGCCATTAACGACCCGAACGAAGAATGCAAGGAAAACGACGACCTTCGCTTGCAGTACCGCTATTTGGACCTCCGCCGTCCGTGGATCCAGAAGAAGCTCCTCCTCAAGAGCCGCTTCCTCAAGGCCGTGTACGACTTCTTCTATTCTAACGGTTTTGAAAACATTGAAACTCCGTGCCTTTGCAAGTCCACTCCGGAAGGCGCACGTGACTACCTCGTGCCGTCCCGCGTGAACCCGGGCAAGTTCTACGCCCTTCCGCAGTCTCCGCAGCAGTACAAGCAGCTCTTGATGATTGCAGGCATGGACCGCTACTTCCAGATCGCCAAGTGCTTCCGCGACGAAGACCTCCGCGCTGACCGTCAGCCGGAATTCACACAGATCGACGTTGAAATGTCCTTCGTCAACCAGGACGAAGTCATGGAAATGTTCGACAAGTTCGTGACTGAAGTTTTGGGCAAGGTTTGGAACTTCGAGCCGCCGCGCCACATCCGCCGTATGAAGTGGGCAGAAGCTATGCTCAAGTACGGTTCCGACAAGCCGGACCTCCGCTTCGACCTCGAAATCCACGATGTGTCTGAAATCGGTGCAAAGTCCAACTTTGGCGTGTTCAAGAACTGCGTTGCCGCTGGTGGCAAGATCCGCGGTATCGCTGCTAAGGGTTGCGTTGACTTTACTCGTAAGCAGATTGACGAACTCACCGCTTACGTTGCCAAGTACGGTTCCAAGGGCCTCGTGTGGATGCGCGTCAAGGAAAATGACGAAGTTGAAACTCAGGTCGGCAAGTTCTTTACGACCGAACAACTTAACGAACTCCGCGACGCTGTTGGCGCCAAGTGCGGCGACATGATGTTCTTCATCGCCGGTCCGGAAAAGATTGCAGCTACGGCTATGGGTCAGCTCCGCTTGGAAGTTGCCCGTATCAAGGGTCTCCGCGATCCGAAGAAGCGTGAATTTGTGTGGATCACCGAATTCCCGATGTTCGAATACAGCGACACCGAAGGCCGCTACATGGCTATGCACCACCCGTTCACGAACCCGCTTCCGGAACATTTGGACATGATGCTCGGTGGCAACCTCAAGGATTGCAACGCTGAAGCTTATGACCTTGTTCTTAACGGTGTGGAAATCGGCGGTGGTTCTATCCGTATTCACAACCCGGAAGTTCAGGAAAAGGTGTTCCGCTTGCTCGGTCTCTCCGAAGAACAGGTGAAGACCAAGTTCGGCTTCTTCGTCGATGCATTCAAGTACGGCGCTCCTCCGCACGGTGGTCTCGCCTTCGGTCTCGACCGCGTTGTCGCTACCATGGAAGGTGAAGAATCTATCCGTGACTACATCGCGTTCCCGAAGAACACGAGCGCTTCTAGCCCGATGGACCAGTGCCCGAGTGAAGTGGACCTCCAGCAGTTGCAGGACATCCACATCTCCGTGCAGATGCCTAAGGGTGTAGATAAGAAGTAA
- a CDS encoding nucleoside-diphosphate sugar epimerase/dehydratase, whose translation MVNYKQLFVNFRLRKRLLALVDAFIVFVAGLIVNVPLPVFADRIDRGVLISFLILSTFSCFASLLFFGAYNKLWRYFNVRDYLCCIKGVLGGFIIAAWLFYIIQGSLYIGFTIVTAVVAVIGVCMFRYLFKGTFISLVNTGLREGKMVRTMIIGAGEATRVLLEEIKRLQSPKEHGAVGAAETFNIYPVCLIDDDRYKIGKYFHDVLVAGGTSDIEKIARLERIEQIIFAIPSCPPKDRATILDLCGKTRLPVKVLPFVGSLQDVSETQKSNYISQIRDIKVEDLLGRDPIKFDNTEIREFIENKVCLVSGGGGSIGSELVRQIAKYKPAQVIIVDIYENNAYDIQQELVMEYGKDLNLVTIIASVRDYFRMNQIFKKYKPNVVFHAAAHKHVPLMESNPMEAIKNNVIGTFNMATLSLINGVNKFVMISTDKAVNPTNVMGASKRCCEMIVQFFAQQKDCKTEFVTTRFGNVLGSNGSVIPLFKRQIEQGKPVTVTHPDIIRYFMTIPEAVNLVLEAASFAHGGEIFVLDMGQPVKIVTLAENLIRMYGKVPYKDVEIKFTGLRPGEKLLEELLMGEEGLQKTKNKLIYIGKQIQIDLSSFINQLWDLKNAAQANDDQKAIAALHKIVPTFTTPEAFNKTVLKSK comes from the coding sequence ATGGTTAACTACAAACAGCTGTTTGTCAACTTTAGACTCCGCAAGCGCTTGCTTGCTTTGGTAGACGCGTTCATCGTCTTTGTGGCGGGGCTCATCGTCAATGTCCCGTTGCCCGTGTTTGCAGACCGTATCGATAGGGGAGTCCTGATTTCGTTCTTGATACTCAGCACTTTTTCGTGCTTTGCAAGCCTCCTCTTTTTTGGCGCGTACAATAAGCTGTGGCGCTATTTTAACGTGCGTGATTATCTGTGCTGCATCAAGGGCGTCCTTGGTGGATTTATCATCGCGGCATGGCTCTTTTACATCATCCAGGGTAGCCTGTACATAGGCTTTACCATTGTGACCGCTGTGGTGGCCGTAATTGGCGTGTGCATGTTCCGCTACCTGTTCAAGGGGACGTTTATCTCCCTTGTGAATACGGGTCTCCGTGAAGGTAAAATGGTCCGTACCATGATTATTGGCGCAGGCGAGGCTACACGCGTTTTGCTCGAAGAAATTAAGCGCCTGCAGTCCCCCAAAGAACATGGTGCCGTTGGCGCTGCCGAAACGTTCAATATTTACCCGGTTTGCTTGATCGATGATGACCGCTACAAGATTGGCAAGTATTTCCATGATGTGCTTGTCGCTGGCGGTACAAGCGATATCGAAAAAATTGCGCGCCTCGAACGCATCGAGCAGATTATTTTTGCCATCCCGAGTTGCCCGCCCAAAGACCGTGCGACGATTCTTGACCTGTGCGGAAAGACTCGGCTCCCGGTGAAGGTTTTGCCGTTTGTGGGTAGCCTGCAAGATGTCTCTGAAACGCAGAAGTCGAACTACATTTCGCAAATCCGTGACATTAAGGTCGAAGACCTTTTGGGCCGTGACCCGATCAAGTTTGATAACACCGAAATTCGTGAGTTTATCGAAAATAAGGTCTGCTTGGTTTCGGGTGGTGGCGGCTCTATCGGTAGTGAACTTGTCCGCCAGATTGCAAAATACAAGCCCGCCCAGGTCATCATTGTCGATATTTACGAAAACAACGCCTACGATATCCAGCAAGAACTTGTGATGGAGTACGGCAAGGACCTGAATCTGGTGACGATTATTGCAAGCGTTCGTGACTACTTCCGCATGAACCAGATTTTCAAGAAGTACAAGCCGAATGTTGTGTTCCATGCTGCCGCGCACAAGCACGTCCCCTTGATGGAAAGCAACCCGATGGAAGCCATCAAGAACAACGTCATCGGAACGTTCAACATGGCAACGCTTTCGCTTATTAACGGAGTGAACAAGTTCGTGATGATCAGTACCGACAAGGCTGTGAACCCGACAAACGTCATGGGCGCATCAAAGCGTTGCTGCGAAATGATTGTGCAGTTCTTTGCACAACAGAAGGATTGCAAGACTGAATTTGTAACGACGCGCTTTGGTAATGTCCTCGGTTCAAATGGCTCCGTGATTCCGCTGTTCAAACGCCAAATCGAACAGGGCAAGCCCGTGACCGTGACGCACCCGGACATTATCCGCTACTTCATGACGATTCCGGAAGCGGTGAACCTTGTGCTTGAGGCAGCAAGCTTTGCCCATGGCGGTGAAATCTTTGTGCTTGACATGGGCCAGCCGGTCAAGATTGTTACTTTGGCCGAAAACCTCATCCGCATGTACGGCAAGGTGCCGTATAAGGATGTCGAAATCAAGTTTACGGGGCTCCGCCCGGGTGAAAAGCTGCTCGAGGAACTTTTGATGGGCGAGGAAGGCTTGCAAAAGACTAAGAACAAGCTCATCTACATCGGCAAGCAAATCCAGATTGACTTGAGCTCTTTCATCAACCAGCTGTGGGACCTCAAGAATGCCGCGCAGGCCAATGACGACCAGAAGGCCATTGCCGCATTGCACAAAATCGTGCCGACATTCACCACCCCCGAAGCCTTCAACAAGACAGTCTTAAAGTCTAAGTAA